TGGTCAAATGGATGACCACTCCCGCACTAATCAGACTGCCATACACGACACATACCAGGAATCGAAGCTTGCGCATGAGAGGCTCCTTTCGTGGGGAAAAGCATTTTTTTAACCATGGAAAACACGGAAAAGGTCAATCATTCGGCCAAACCCGAGAAAAGCTCTTCGGACACTGATTTGCGCTCTTCGGATAGAACTTCGTACAGGTCGGAAGCCGCCATGCCTTTCAAGGTTTTGCTCTGGGGAACGTGCAGGACTTTGACTTTGAGTTTTCGGCCTCGCAGCCGGAGTGAAATCACATCGCCAACCCGAATTTCCCGCGAAGGCTTGGCAACCTGATCATTGATTTCAACCGCTCCGGCGGCACACACCTCCTGGGCCACCGTTCGGCGGACAATCAACCGACTGACTTTTAAAAAGAGATCAAGGCGCATAATTCGGGTTCAGGGTTCAGGGTTCAGGGTTCAGGGTTCAGGGTTTGGGGTTTGGGGTTTGGGGTTTGGGGTTCAGGGTTCAGGGTTCAGGGTTTGGGGTTTGGGGTTTGGGGTTTGGGGTTCAGAGTTCGGGGTTCCGGTGAGGAAAAGGACATAAAGGACATAAAGGACGAAAAAGAAATAAGTTCGAAAACCCGGAACCCGGAACCCGGAACCCGGAACCCGGAACCCGGAACCCGGAACCCGGAACCCGGAACCCGGAACCCGGAACCCGGAACCCGAACCCCGAACCCCGAACCCCGAACCCCGACCAACCGGCTTGAAATTTCATTGGCAACTTCTTCAAATGGTTTTGGCTTGGATTCAACCCGTGATTCGAGTTTGAGAATTTGGAAACCCGTCGGCATTTTGAGAATCGAGGTAAACTGGCCTGGTTTGAGTTTATCCACTTCGCGCTTCAAATCGTCAGCCAGGTCGCCGTCTTTAAATGATGGAAGATTGCCGCACTTGGGTTTGGAAGCACGCTTGTCATCAGAATATTTTTTGACTACGGCGCAAAATTCTTTTCCAGCCCGCAGTTCGGCGATGGCTTCACGCACACGCGCTTCAGCATCCTTCATTGTCTCAGCCGTGTAACTGACATAAATCTCACTCAACACAACTTCCCCAACCATGGCGAACTGATCTTTGTGCTTTGTGTAATAGTCTTTCTTTTCGGCTTCGGTCAGTTTTTCAAAAATCGGTCCATAGACTTCCTGGGACATCAATGCTCGCTTGCGCAACTGATTGCGAAAGTTGCCTTTGATTTCCTCCATCGAAAGGCCCTGCTTTTCCATCGCTTCCTGACAGGCCGCCAGTTCTAAATTGTTCTGTTTACACAACTCGATCACCGCCTGATTGACTTCAGGTTCGACATTGATGCCAAGTTCATCAGCCCGCTGGGCGATCAGTTTGTCATCAATGAGCGATGCCAGAATCCGCTTCTGCAATTTTCCGAGCAGTTCCTCCTGTTTTTTTGGATCCGGGGTAATCTGGAGGAGTTCTTCCTTCAAGTGGCTTTCGGCTTTCTTGTACATCGAGCGGGTAATGATGTCGCGGTTGACGCGAGCTATCGTCTGGTCAACGACCTCAGGCTCCTGGCCACGGACCGTTGAAGTGACCAAAAATGTCAGCGCCAGCACACAAGCGGTCAATGTTCGAGGGGATGGAATAAGTGCGTATTTCATAATGTGCACAATTTAAACCTTTCTGACGGTTGGAGATTCAGCTTCTGGCGTCGGTTTGAGCCTGGCCAGTACGGTGTGAATCTGGGCAAAAAATTCAGCATTGTTCCCAGATTTCACAGGATATTTGAAAAGACCGGAAGGTGAAAAGCTGACTTGTGGATTGGTGGTGACCCAGGCCAATAATTGTTCGTGATTGATGCGGGCCCGGTCGCTAAATTTGAGCATGAGCATGCCCTGTTCATAGTCAACGGAAAGAATTCCCATCGGCGAGGCTTCGCGCCGCAACCGCGCATATTCAAAGAGGTTGTCAACCTGCACCGGGCGCGGGCCATAGCGATCATCCAGCTCCTGACCCAGGAGTTCAAGCGCTCGATCATCAAAGGCTGACGAAATCCGTTTATAGGTGCGCAATCGCTGGCTGATGTCGCCAATATAGTCTTCAGGCAGCCGAATATCGAGGTTGAGATTGATTGAGGTGTTGACATCATCTTCAATCACCGTACCGCGCAATTCCTTCACGGTCTGCTCCAGCATCTGGCAATACAGATCAAACCCGATGGAATCAAGGTGACCGGATTGCTCGCCGCCGAGCATGTTTCCTGCCCCGCGAAGCTCCAGATCAAGGGCGGCAATGCGAAAACCAGCGCCCAAATCCGAGAACTCACGAATCGCCGCCAGTCGCTGCCGGGCAATGCTCGTCAACTGGCCTTCAGGTGGAATCAGCAAATAGGCATACGCCCGGCGGCTCGAACGTCCAACCCGTCCGCGAAGCTGGTACAACTGAGCTAACCCGTAGTTTTCAGCGTGGTTAATGATGATGGTATTGGCCAATGGGATATCAATGCCGTTTTCGATGATCGTGGTACAGACCAGGATGTCCAGATCGTGCTGGACGAACTTCATCATGACTTCTTCAAGTTCTTTATCCCCCATCTGGCCGTGACCAACACCGATTCGGGCACCCGGCACCAACCGCTGGAGCAAATCAGCCATTGTGAAGATGCTCTCAACCCGGTTGTGGACAAAAAACACCTGTCCACCGCGCGCCATTTCCAGTTCAATCGCGCCTTTGACCACGGGTTCGGCAAACTGGGCGACTACGGTGTGGATGGCCAGTCGGTCACGCGGTGGCGTTTCAATCACCGACATATCACGCACCCCGGCCAGCGACAGGTTGAGGGTTCGCGGAATCGGGGTGGCTGAAAGCGTCAGGACATCCACTTTGCGGCGCAATTGCTTGAGTTTTTCCTTGTGCGTGACGCCAAACCGCTGCTCTTCATCAATAATGACCAGTCCCAGATCTCTAAATGTAACGTCTTTAGAGAGCAACCGATGCGTCCCTACCAGAATGTCCACTTCACCGCGTTCGAGTTTGGCGAGAGTCTCTTTTTGTTCTTTGGGCGTGCGAAACCGCGACACCATTTCAATCGTGACCGGAAACGACGCAAACCGCTCGCGAAACGTCTTCCAGTGCTGAAAGGCCAGCACCGTGGTCGGCGTCAGAACCGCCACCTGTTTTGACTCCATCACCGATTTAAACGCCGCCCGCATCGCCACTTCGGTTTTGCCAAATCCGACATCACCGCACAACAGACGGTCCATCGGCAGGGTTGATTCCATATCGGCTTTGATATCAGCGACACTGTTAGTCTGATCAATCGTCAGTTCGTAGGGGAAGGCTTCTTCAAATTCTTTTTGCCAGGGTCCGTCCAGTGAAAATGAGTAGCCTTGAACCAGTCGGCGTTCGGCATAGAGTTTGAGTAACTCTTCGGCCATGTTGCGCATGGCCCGTTTGACTCGGGCTTTGGTCTTGGCCCAGCCAATGCCACCCAGTTTGTCGAGCGTTGGGGTGTGGCCATCCGCACTGGAATATTTCTGAACCAAGTCCAGTCGCTCAACCGGTACAAACAGTTTGGCTTCATCCGAATAGACCAGGAGCACAAACTCGCGGGCGGGCATCCGAGGGTCAACCTGGATTTGTTGCAGGCCGTGGAAACGCCCAATCCCATGGTCAACATGCACCACATAATCGCCGATTTTCAAATCACGAAAGTCTGAAAGAAAACTGTTGATCGAGCTTTTCCGGCGGGTTTTGGTTGGCGGCAACAGGCGGACTTCTTCGGGCGATGCGGCCTGGTCAAATAATTCGCGCTCAACAATGAACTGCAACTGAGAGCAAGGGAAGGCAAAGCCACCGCTCATCGTGCCAACGGTCACGACACAGGCCGCCCGCGCAAAGATCTCAGACGACGTCATCATCTTCTGCGGGTCAGGCAACAAGACCGACGGGTATTCATATTCGGTCAGCATATCCTGGATGCGTTCTGCCACCCCAAGCGACGGCATGACGAGCAATGCCGTTTCGCCTTTCTGACGCATTTCGCGCAAAGCGGTGACCAGTTGTGGAATCCGACCGTGAAATTTGCGGGCTGGCTGGGTCGTCAACCGGATATCCGGCTGGCGGCGGTCAAGCGGAAACAAAAAGATTGGCGTTTCTTCAGCGGTTTTGACTTCAACACCATCGAGCGCACCGACAAATTCACTATCCACAGTTGCGGCTTCCACGCCAAGGACGCGAAACTCAACCCGCCGCAGTTGCTCGACCCATCCCCGCAGCCGCTCCGGTGAATGAATGAAGTACTCGGGCGAGAGCACCAGTTCCCCTGCATCATCAGCCCCACGAAATTTTTGCCAGAGCTTTTTCTGATAGGAGGTGAGGGTTTGTTCAATCGCCACCGGCTCGTCAATCACCAGCAAGACATCCTTGAGGTAATCGAAAATCGAGCCTTCCAGCGGACGCGCCAGCGGCATGAGGTATTCCCAATCGGCAAACTGGTCACCACGTTCAGCGGCTTCAAGTCGCGGCGTGAGTTGATATTGATAGCGGTCGTCTTGCCAATGCTGGCGCGCAGCTTTGCTCCAGGCGACAAAATCACTTTTGACGGTTGGTAACTCGTTCATCGGCACGATTTGACACTGGCTGCACTTCTTAATGGAGCGTTGGGTTTCAATGTCAAATTCGCGAATTGATTCCAGCGTGTCGCCAAAGAACTCCAGCCGGTACGGATTGGGATTGGCCGGTGAAAAAATGTCGAGGATGCCGCCCCGCAAACTGAACTCACCCACCTGAACCACCGGTTCGCGGCGGTAATAGCCAACTTCGCCGAGCATCGAAACAATGTCGTCAAGCGGGTACTCTTCATTGACATCGAGGGTCAGGCTGACCAGATCGAGCTTGCTTTGCTCCAAAATCCGTTCGATCAGGGCCCGGGCAGGCAGCAGGTACACCCGGCCTTTTCCTTCAGCCATATGCGTCAGCGTCAGAGCGCGGGCTTCGAGGACCTCCGGGTGCGGCGGCATGCTTTGATAGGGGCCACCTTCAATGACGGGAAACACCGCCACGCCGTCATCTTCCTCAGATTGAGGCGACAACCCGTTGACGAGTTGGGTGAAATAGCGAATGTCGACTTCAATCGCTTCAATGTCTTCTGAAGTCGGCAGCACATACGCGACTCGTTTTTTGGAGATATATTGAATGAGAGCAATCGCCAGGGCACGGGCACTCCCGATCAAACCGGAAAGCACAATAACACGCCGTTGCTCACGGAGCTGAGAGAGAAAAGCCTGACCAGCCGGATCGGTTGCCAGATCGTTGAAAAGCGCGGGAAGATGATGAGTGGTGGATGAAATAGGCACAACCTTGAGGCTTGGGGTTCAGGGTTCAGGGTTCAGGGTTCAGGGTTGGAAAATTTGAAAGAACTCAGATTGAAATGATTGATTTTCCACAGGTTTTTCTCATTCTGAGAAAAACAACCCATTACTCTGAATAACCTGATCCTTTCAAAATTCTTGAAACAATATCCGTCGTTGAGACGCCGGGGACAAACGGGAGTGAGCGGACCAGACCGCCGGCGGCTTCGACTTCTTCACGGCCAATAATCTGGCTGAGATCCCAGTCGCCGCCTTTGACCAGCACATCTGGCAACAGTGCCACAATCGTGGCGCGTGGATCCAGATCATCAAACACAACGACGAAATCAATGGCTTCAAGTGCGGCAAGCACTTCAGCACGTTCGTCCTGATTGAGAATTGGACGGCTGGGGCCTTTGAGTTCGCGCACCGCCCGGTCGCTGTTGATCGCCACAATGAGCGCATCCCCAAGTGTACGGGCTTCAGCCAGATAGCGAACGTGCCCTGGATGAATCAGATCAAAGCAACCATTGGTAAACACCACACGCTTCCCTGCTGCTCTGAGTCGGGTCCGATGTTCAACCAGTTCGGCAAGTGAACAGACCTTGGCACTGGCTGCAAAGTGTTGAGGGCCTGCAGTCGTCATGTCGAAATCTCCTGAAAATGATGCGAAACAGCGAATGTAGAAGGGTTTACGCCGCACTGTCAAGCGCAACCCACACCTTTGGGGTTCAGGGTTCAGGGTTCAGGGTTCAGGGTTTTTGAAAGGACAAAAAGGATAACCAGTGATTGAGGAACTGAGGAAGAGACAATCCCAACGAAATCAGGTTTCAAAGTTCAGTCATTTTCTTTCGTCCTTTTTGTCTTTTCTGTCCCTTTGGTCTTTTCCCCCTGAACCCTGTTCGTTACTGGTCGCCAATCTGGGAAAACTCAGCAGCGCCAAAGACGGCTTCCGCATGGCGATAGAATTTGAACTCCAGCAAATTGTTGAATGGATCCTGGAGAAAGAACGTCCGATGTTCGAGCGGCATACCTGGAAAGCGCACCTTTGGTTCTTGATAGAACTTCAAGTGATGCGTTTGGGCTCGTTCAAGCATGGCTTCCCAGTCGGCTTCGGCATCGAAGATCAGCCCGAAATGGCGTGGATAAATACCACGTTGTTCAGGGAGTTCGTCACTGGTTTTGTGGGCAACGATTTGATTGCCGCCCAGATTGAGGATGAGCGAAACCGGGCTTTCGCGTCCGATCTGGCAACCCAAACCGTCACGATAGAATACTTTAGCCTGTTCGATGTCCTGAATTGGAAAGGCAAGATGAAAGCGAATGTGTGTCATATCACTCCTTCGGAAAAGTTCAGAGTTCAAGCTTCAGCTTGCAAGAAGGCACCTGAAAAATCCTTTCACTTGATGATGTGACTTATGTTGGTTCAGCCATTATTTGTTTGGCAAGCTAAAGCGTGAACTCTGAACTCCTCATTACATTGTAGGAGTAAAACCGCAGGATTTTTCGCCGAGGTGAAATCACGAGTTCTTTTTCAGTTTCCGCCATGGGGTTCCCTTTCTTAAAAGCAGGCATATCAAGCAGTAACAAAAGTTACGATATTCCTTGTTCTAACCTCAGACTGCCCAAAAACATCACAACCAGTTTGAAATACCTGGGGTGCAGGCATCTGGGTTTGACTGTAACAAACCATCCAGGAAAAATTTGGAGTTTCATTTTTTCGGCTGAACCGCTAGCATACATCATCTTTTTTCCCCCTCCACAATTACAGCACATTCCGAAAACAAATTAAGAATTGTGAATGAAAAATCATGAGATGGCTAACTGCATATTTTGCAGCAAGATAGCTACTTCATACTTCATCCCTCATAATTCATAATTGGTCTTAACGAGGTCGTA
This region of Acidobacteriota bacterium genomic DNA includes:
- the rfaE2 gene encoding D-glycero-beta-D-manno-heptose 1-phosphate adenylyltransferase; its protein translation is MTTAGPQHFAASAKVCSLAELVEHRTRLRAAGKRVVFTNGCFDLIHPGHVRYLAEARTLGDALIVAINSDRAVRELKGPSRPILNQDERAEVLAALEAIDFVVVFDDLDPRATIVALLPDVLVKGGDWDLSQIIGREEVEAAGGLVRSLPFVPGVSTTDIVSRILKGSGYSE
- the mfd gene encoding transcription-repair coupling factor, with product MPISSTTHHLPALFNDLATDPAGQAFLSQLREQRRVIVLSGLIGSARALAIALIQYISKKRVAYVLPTSEDIEAIEVDIRYFTQLVNGLSPQSEEDDGVAVFPVIEGGPYQSMPPHPEVLEARALTLTHMAEGKGRVYLLPARALIERILEQSKLDLVSLTLDVNEEYPLDDIVSMLGEVGYYRREPVVQVGEFSLRGGILDIFSPANPNPYRLEFFGDTLESIREFDIETQRSIKKCSQCQIVPMNELPTVKSDFVAWSKAARQHWQDDRYQYQLTPRLEAAERGDQFADWEYLMPLARPLEGSIFDYLKDVLLVIDEPVAIEQTLTSYQKKLWQKFRGADDAGELVLSPEYFIHSPERLRGWVEQLRRVEFRVLGVEAATVDSEFVGALDGVEVKTAEETPIFLFPLDRRQPDIRLTTQPARKFHGRIPQLVTALREMRQKGETALLVMPSLGVAERIQDMLTEYEYPSVLLPDPQKMMTSSEIFARAACVVTVGTMSGGFAFPCSQLQFIVERELFDQAASPEEVRLLPPTKTRRKSSINSFLSDFRDLKIGDYVVHVDHGIGRFHGLQQIQVDPRMPAREFVLLVYSDEAKLFVPVERLDLVQKYSSADGHTPTLDKLGGIGWAKTKARVKRAMRNMAEELLKLYAERRLVQGYSFSLDGPWQKEFEEAFPYELTIDQTNSVADIKADMESTLPMDRLLCGDVGFGKTEVAMRAAFKSVMESKQVAVLTPTTVLAFQHWKTFRERFASFPVTIEMVSRFRTPKEQKETLAKLERGEVDILVGTHRLLSKDVTFRDLGLVIIDEEQRFGVTHKEKLKQLRRKVDVLTLSATPIPRTLNLSLAGVRDMSVIETPPRDRLAIHTVVAQFAEPVVKGAIELEMARGGQVFFVHNRVESIFTMADLLQRLVPGARIGVGHGQMGDKELEEVMMKFVQHDLDILVCTTIIENGIDIPLANTIIINHAENYGLAQLYQLRGRVGRSSRRAYAYLLIPPEGQLTSIARQRLAAIREFSDLGAGFRIAALDLELRGAGNMLGGEQSGHLDSIGFDLYCQMLEQTVKELRGTVIEDDVNTSINLNLDIRLPEDYIGDISQRLRTYKRISSAFDDRALELLGQELDDRYGPRPVQVDNLFEYARLRREASPMGILSVDYEQGMLMLKFSDRARINHEQLLAWVTTNPQVSFSPSGLFKYPVKSGNNAEFFAQIHTVLARLKPTPEAESPTVRKV
- a CDS encoding RNA-binding S4 domain-containing protein, which codes for MRLDLFLKVSRLIVRRTVAQEVCAAGAVEINDQVAKPSREIRVGDVISLRLRGRKLKVKVLHVPQSKTLKGMAASDLYEVLSEERKSVSEELFSGLAE
- a CDS encoding peptidyl-prolyl cis-trans isomerase, encoding MKYALIPSPRTLTACVLALTFLVTSTVRGQEPEVVDQTIARVNRDIITRSMYKKAESHLKEELLQITPDPKKQEELLGKLQKRILASLIDDKLIAQRADELGINVEPEVNQAVIELCKQNNLELAACQEAMEKQGLSMEEIKGNFRNQLRKRALMSQEVYGPIFEKLTEAEKKDYYTKHKDQFAMVGEVVLSEIYVSYTAETMKDAEARVREAIAELRAGKEFCAVVKKYSDDKRASKPKCGNLPSFKDGDLADDLKREVDKLKPGQFTSILKMPTGFQILKLESRVESKPKPFEEVANEISSRLVGVRGSGFGVRVPGSGFRVPGSGFRVPGSGFRVPGSGFRVFELISFSSFMSFMSFSSPEPRTLNPKPQTPNPKP
- a CDS encoding VOC family protein, which codes for MTHIRFHLAFPIQDIEQAKVFYRDGLGCQIGRESPVSLILNLGGNQIVAHKTSDELPEQRGIYPRHFGLIFDAEADWEAMLERAQTHHLKFYQEPKVRFPGMPLEHRTFFLQDPFNNLLEFKFYRHAEAVFGAAEFSQIGDQ